The Budorcas taxicolor isolate Tak-1 chromosome 18, Takin1.1, whole genome shotgun sequence genome window below encodes:
- the CDK10 gene encoding cyclin-dependent kinase 10 isoform X1, with product MGEPEPEQIRLKCVRKEGFFTVPPEHRLGRCRSVKEFEKLNRIGEGTYGIVYRARDTHTDEIVALKKVRMDKEKDGVPISSLREITLLLRLRHPNIVELKEVVVGNHLESIFLVMGYCEQDLASLLENMPTPFSEAQVKCIVLQVLRGLQYLHRNFIIHRDLKVSNLLMTDKGCVKTADFGLARAYGIPVKPMTPKVVTLWYRAPELLLGTTTQTTSIDMWAVGCILAELLAHKPLLPGTSEIHQVDLIVQLLGTPSENIWPGFSQLPLASQYSLRKQPYNNLKHKFPWLSEAGLRLMNLLFMYDPKKRATAGDCLESSYFKEKPLPCEPELMPTFPHHRNKRATPATSLGTESQSRRCRP from the exons ATGGGGGAGCCGGAGCCAGAGCAGATCCGTCTGAAGTGTGTCCGTAAAGAAGGCTTCTTCACGGTGCCTCCGGAGCACAGG CTGGGACGGTGCCGGAGCGTGAAGGAGTTTGAGAAGCTGAATCGCATTGGGGAAGGCACCTATGGCATTGTAT ATCGGGCGCGGGATACCCACACAGATGAGATTGTCGCCCTGAAGAAAGTGCGGATGGACAAGGAAAAGGATG GGGTCCCCATCAGCAGTCTTCGAGAGATCACACTGCTGCTTCGCCTCCGCCATCCCAACATTGTGGAGCTGAAGGAGGTGGTTGTGGGGAACCACCTGGAGAG CATCTTCCTGGTGATGGGCTACTGTGAGCAAGACCTGGCCAGCCTTCTGGAGAACATGCCAACACCCTTCTCTGAGGCCCAG GTCAAGTGCATCGTGCTGCAGGTGCTCCGGGGCCTCCAGTACCTGCACCGGAACTTCATCATCCACAG GGATCTGAAGGTTTCTAACTTGCTCATGACAGATAAGGGCTGCGTGAAGACAG CGGATTTTGGTCTGGCCCGGGCCTATGGCATCCCAGTGAAGCCAATGACTCCCAAGGTGGTCACACTCTG GTACCGAGCCCCTGAACTGCTGCTGGGAACCACCACGCAGACCACCAGCATCGACATGTG GGCGGTGGGCTGCATCCTGGCTGAACTGCTGGCCCATAAGCCCCTTCTCCCCGGCACTTCCGAGATCCACCAGGTGGACCTGATCGTGCAGCTGCTGGGGACCCCCAGTGAGAACATCTGGCCG GGCTTCTCTCAGCTGCCGCTGGCCAGCCAGTACAGCCTGCGGAAGCAGCCCTACAACAACCTGAAACATAAGTTCCCGTGGCTCTCGGAGGCCGGCCTGCGCCTGATGAACCTCCTCTTCATGTACGACCCTAAGAAAAG GGCTACAGCCGGTGACTGCCTGGAGAGCTCCTACTTCAAGGAGAAGCCCCTGC cGTGCGAGCCGGAGCTCATGCCCACCTTCCCCCACCACCGTAACAAGCGTGCCACCCCAGCCACATCCTTGGGCACTGAGAGCCAGAGCCGGCGCTGCAG
- the CDK10 gene encoding cyclin-dependent kinase 10 isoform X2, producing the protein MGEPEPEQIRLKCVRKEGFFTVPPEHRLGRCRSVKEFEKLNRIGEGTYGIVYRARDTHTDEIVALKKVRMDKEKDGVPISSLREITLLLRLRHPNIVELKEVVVGNHLESIFLVMGYCEQDLASLLENMPTPFSEAQVKCIVLQVLRGLQYLHRNFIIHRDLKVSNLLMTDKGCVKTADFGLARAYGIPVKPMTPKVVTLWYRAPELLLGTTTQTTSIDMWAVGCILAELLAHKPLLPGTSEIHQVDLIVQLLGTPSENIWPGFSQLPLASQYSLRKQPYNNLKHKFPWLSEAGLRLMNLLFMATAGDCLESSYFKEKPLPCEPELMPTFPHHRNKRATPATSLGTESQSRRCRP; encoded by the exons ATGGGGGAGCCGGAGCCAGAGCAGATCCGTCTGAAGTGTGTCCGTAAAGAAGGCTTCTTCACGGTGCCTCCGGAGCACAGG CTGGGACGGTGCCGGAGCGTGAAGGAGTTTGAGAAGCTGAATCGCATTGGGGAAGGCACCTATGGCATTGTAT ATCGGGCGCGGGATACCCACACAGATGAGATTGTCGCCCTGAAGAAAGTGCGGATGGACAAGGAAAAGGATG GGGTCCCCATCAGCAGTCTTCGAGAGATCACACTGCTGCTTCGCCTCCGCCATCCCAACATTGTGGAGCTGAAGGAGGTGGTTGTGGGGAACCACCTGGAGAG CATCTTCCTGGTGATGGGCTACTGTGAGCAAGACCTGGCCAGCCTTCTGGAGAACATGCCAACACCCTTCTCTGAGGCCCAG GTCAAGTGCATCGTGCTGCAGGTGCTCCGGGGCCTCCAGTACCTGCACCGGAACTTCATCATCCACAG GGATCTGAAGGTTTCTAACTTGCTCATGACAGATAAGGGCTGCGTGAAGACAG CGGATTTTGGTCTGGCCCGGGCCTATGGCATCCCAGTGAAGCCAATGACTCCCAAGGTGGTCACACTCTG GTACCGAGCCCCTGAACTGCTGCTGGGAACCACCACGCAGACCACCAGCATCGACATGTG GGCGGTGGGCTGCATCCTGGCTGAACTGCTGGCCCATAAGCCCCTTCTCCCCGGCACTTCCGAGATCCACCAGGTGGACCTGATCGTGCAGCTGCTGGGGACCCCCAGTGAGAACATCTGGCCG GGCTTCTCTCAGCTGCCGCTGGCCAGCCAGTACAGCCTGCGGAAGCAGCCCTACAACAACCTGAAACATAAGTTCCCGTGGCTCTCGGAGGCCGGCCTGCGCCTGATGAACCTCCTCTTCAT GGCTACAGCCGGTGACTGCCTGGAGAGCTCCTACTTCAAGGAGAAGCCCCTGC cGTGCGAGCCGGAGCTCATGCCCACCTTCCCCCACCACCGTAACAAGCGTGCCACCCCAGCCACATCCTTGGGCACTGAGAGCCAGAGCCGGCGCTGCAG
- the CDK10 gene encoding cyclin-dependent kinase 10 isoform X3 has product MDKEKDGVPISSLREITLLLRLRHPNIVELKEVVVGNHLESIFLVMGYCEQDLASLLENMPTPFSEAQVKCIVLQVLRGLQYLHRNFIIHRDLKVSNLLMTDKGCVKTADFGLARAYGIPVKPMTPKVVTLWYRAPELLLGTTTQTTSIDMWAVGCILAELLAHKPLLPGTSEIHQVDLIVQLLGTPSENIWPGFSQLPLASQYSLRKQPYNNLKHKFPWLSEAGLRLMNLLFMYDPKKRATAGDCLESSYFKEKPLPCEPELMPTFPHHRNKRATPATSLGTESQSRRCRP; this is encoded by the exons ATGGACAAGGAAAAGGATG GGGTCCCCATCAGCAGTCTTCGAGAGATCACACTGCTGCTTCGCCTCCGCCATCCCAACATTGTGGAGCTGAAGGAGGTGGTTGTGGGGAACCACCTGGAGAG CATCTTCCTGGTGATGGGCTACTGTGAGCAAGACCTGGCCAGCCTTCTGGAGAACATGCCAACACCCTTCTCTGAGGCCCAG GTCAAGTGCATCGTGCTGCAGGTGCTCCGGGGCCTCCAGTACCTGCACCGGAACTTCATCATCCACAG GGATCTGAAGGTTTCTAACTTGCTCATGACAGATAAGGGCTGCGTGAAGACAG CGGATTTTGGTCTGGCCCGGGCCTATGGCATCCCAGTGAAGCCAATGACTCCCAAGGTGGTCACACTCTG GTACCGAGCCCCTGAACTGCTGCTGGGAACCACCACGCAGACCACCAGCATCGACATGTG GGCGGTGGGCTGCATCCTGGCTGAACTGCTGGCCCATAAGCCCCTTCTCCCCGGCACTTCCGAGATCCACCAGGTGGACCTGATCGTGCAGCTGCTGGGGACCCCCAGTGAGAACATCTGGCCG GGCTTCTCTCAGCTGCCGCTGGCCAGCCAGTACAGCCTGCGGAAGCAGCCCTACAACAACCTGAAACATAAGTTCCCGTGGCTCTCGGAGGCCGGCCTGCGCCTGATGAACCTCCTCTTCATGTACGACCCTAAGAAAAG GGCTACAGCCGGTGACTGCCTGGAGAGCTCCTACTTCAAGGAGAAGCCCCTGC cGTGCGAGCCGGAGCTCATGCCCACCTTCCCCCACCACCGTAACAAGCGTGCCACCCCAGCCACATCCTTGGGCACTGAGAGCCAGAGCCGGCGCTGCAG